One window of Mus caroli chromosome 11, CAROLI_EIJ_v1.1, whole genome shotgun sequence genomic DNA carries:
- the Hsd17b1 gene encoding estradiol 17-beta-dehydrogenase 1 isoform X1 → MDPTVVLITGCSSGIGMHLAVRLASDRSQSFKVYATLRDLKAQGPLLEAARAQGCPPGSLEILELDVRDSQSVAAAQACVTEGRVDVLVCNAGRGLFGPLEAHELNAVDAVLDVNVLGTIRMLQAFLPDMKRRHSGRVLVTASVGGLMGLPFHEVYCASKFALEGLCESLAILLPLFGVHVSLIECGAVHTAFYEKLVGGPGGALERADAQTCHLFAHYLRGYEQALSEAQDPEEVTELFLTAMRAPQPALRYFSTNRFLPLARMRTEDPSGSSYVAAMHREAFSNLQAQENAKAGAQVPGVSGVSDKASSALICLPECAVPRVASELGWSASDKPGQDNSCYQQKI, encoded by the exons ATGGACCCCACGGTAGTGCTCATTACCGGTTGCTCCTCCGGAATCGGCATGCACTTGGCTGTTCGCCTGGCTTCTGACCGTTCCCAGAGCTTCAAAG TTTATGCCACATTGCGGGACCTGAAGGCACAGGGACCATTGTTGGAGGCCGCGAGGGCTCAAGGATGCCCTCCTGGCTCCCTGGAGATACTGGAATTGGATGTCAGAGACTCCCAATCTGTGGCTGCTGCCCAGGCATGCGTGACTGAGGGTCGTGTGGATGTACTGG TCTGTAATGCTGGCCGCGGCTTGTTTGGGCCGCTGGAAGCGCATGAGTTGAACGCTGTGGATGCTGTGTTGGACGTGAATGTGCTTGGGACCATTCGGATGCTGCAGGCCTTTCTGCCAGACATGAAGAGGCGCCACTCTGGACGTGTGCTGGTGACCGCAAGTGTGGGAGGCTTGATGG GACTGCCATTCCACGAAGTGTACTGTGCCAGCAAGTTTGCGCTCGAAGGTTTGTGCGAGAGTCTGGCGATCCTGCTGCCGCTCTTTGGAGTCCA TGTGAGCCTCATCGAGTGTGGGGCAGTGCACACAGCCTTCTATGAAAAGCTGGTGGGCGGCCCCGGCGGGGCTCTGGAAAGAGCAGATGCCCAGACCTGCCACCTCTTTGCGCACTACCTGCGTGGTTATGAGCAAGCCCTGAGCGAGGCGCAGGACCCAGAGGAGGTGACGGAG ctcttCTTGACTGCAATGCGAGCCCCGCAGCCCGCGCTGCGCTACTTCTCCACGAACCGCTTCCTACCCCTGGCCCGAATGCGCACAGAGGATCCCAGTGGCAGCAGCTATGTCGCGGCCATGCACCGAGAAGCCTTCTCTAATCTGCAGGCCCAGGAGAATGCCAAGGCTGGGGCCCAAGTCCCGGGGGTCTCGGGGGTCTCGGATAAGGCCTCCAGCGCCCTCATTTGCCTCCCTGAATGTGCAGTCCCTAGGGTGGCATCAGAATTGGGATGGTCTGCATCAGATAAACCAGGTCAGGACAATTCATGTTACCAGCAAAAGATCTAA
- the Hsd17b1 gene encoding estradiol 17-beta-dehydrogenase 1 isoform X2, whose protein sequence is MHLAVRLASDRSQSFKGIGGERPGGQGRAPRVCNAGRGLFGPLEAHELNAVDAVLDVNVLGTIRMLQAFLPDMKRRHSGRVLVTASVGGLMGLPFHEVYCASKFALEGLCESLAILLPLFGVHVSLIECGAVHTAFYEKLVGGPGGALERADAQTCHLFAHYLRGYEQALSEAQDPEEVTELFLTAMRAPQPALRYFSTNRFLPLARMRTEDPSGSSYVAAMHREAFSNLQAQENAKAGAQVPGVSGVSDKASSALICLPECAVPRVASELGWSASDKPGQDNSCYQQKI, encoded by the exons ATGCACTTGGCTGTTCGCCTGGCTTCTGACCGTTCCCAGAGCTTCAAAGGTATAGGAGGGGAAAGACCTGGAGGCCAGGGGAGAGCCCCCAGAG TCTGTAATGCTGGCCGCGGCTTGTTTGGGCCGCTGGAAGCGCATGAGTTGAACGCTGTGGATGCTGTGTTGGACGTGAATGTGCTTGGGACCATTCGGATGCTGCAGGCCTTTCTGCCAGACATGAAGAGGCGCCACTCTGGACGTGTGCTGGTGACCGCAAGTGTGGGAGGCTTGATGG GACTGCCATTCCACGAAGTGTACTGTGCCAGCAAGTTTGCGCTCGAAGGTTTGTGCGAGAGTCTGGCGATCCTGCTGCCGCTCTTTGGAGTCCA TGTGAGCCTCATCGAGTGTGGGGCAGTGCACACAGCCTTCTATGAAAAGCTGGTGGGCGGCCCCGGCGGGGCTCTGGAAAGAGCAGATGCCCAGACCTGCCACCTCTTTGCGCACTACCTGCGTGGTTATGAGCAAGCCCTGAGCGAGGCGCAGGACCCAGAGGAGGTGACGGAG ctcttCTTGACTGCAATGCGAGCCCCGCAGCCCGCGCTGCGCTACTTCTCCACGAACCGCTTCCTACCCCTGGCCCGAATGCGCACAGAGGATCCCAGTGGCAGCAGCTATGTCGCGGCCATGCACCGAGAAGCCTTCTCTAATCTGCAGGCCCAGGAGAATGCCAAGGCTGGGGCCCAAGTCCCGGGGGTCTCGGGGGTCTCGGATAAGGCCTCCAGCGCCCTCATTTGCCTCCCTGAATGTGCAGTCCCTAGGGTGGCATCAGAATTGGGATGGTCTGCATCAGATAAACCAGGTCAGGACAATTCATGTTACCAGCAAAAGATCTAA
- the Coasy gene encoding bifunctional coenzyme A synthase, translated as MAVFRSGLLVLTTPLATLAARLPPILTSASRLVNHTLYVHLQPGMNLGGPAQPQASPVQATFEVLDFITHLYTGADLHRHLDVRILLTNIQTKSTFLPVLSSVQNLAHPPEVVLTDFQTLDGSQYNPVKQQLERYATSCYSCSPQLASVLLYPDYGTGELPLEPPNALLPSTIRPASPVARSPRQPVRGYHRGAVGGTFDRLHNAHKVLLSVACVLAQEQLVVGVADKDLLKSKLLPELLQPYAERVEHLTEFLVDIKPSLTFELIPLLDPYGPAGSDPTLEFLVVSEETYRGGMAVNRFRLENGKEELALYQIQLLKDQSHNDNEEDKVSSSSFRQRILGNLLQPPNERPELPSGLYVLGLTGISGSGKSSVAQRLKNLGAYIIDSDHLGHRAYAPGGPAYQPVVEAFGTDILHKDGTINRKVLGSRVFGNKKQMKILTDIVWPVIAKLAREEMDVAVAKGKTLCVIDAAMLLEAGWQSMVHEVWTVVIPETEAVRRIVERDGLSEAAAQSRLQSQMSGQQLVEQSNVVLSTLWESHVTQRQVEKAWNLLQKRLPKAHQTRN; from the exons ATGGCCGTGTTCCGCTCAGGCCTCCTGGTGCTGACAACGCCGCTGGCCACCCTGGCCGCACGCCTGCCTCCCATCCTGACCTCGGCGTCCCGCCTGGTGAATCACACCCTTTATGTGCACCTGCAGCCGGGCATGAACCTGGGGGGACCCGCTCAGCCTCAGGCCAGCCCTGTGCAGGCCACATTTGAGGTTCTGGATTTCATCACGCACCTCTACACTGGTGCCGACCTGCACAGGCACCTGGACGTCAGAATTCTACTGACCAATATCCAAACCAAGAGCACCTTTCTCCCTGTGCTGTCCTCAGTCCAGAATCTGGCCCACCCTCCAGAAGTGGTTCTGACGGACTTCCAGACCCTGGACGGGAGCCAGTACAACCCTGTTAAACAACAGCTAGAGCGTTATGCCACCAGTTGTTACAGCTGTTCTCCACAGCTGGCTTCTGTGTTGCTATATCCGGATTATGGAACTGGAGAGCTGCCTTTGGAGCCCCCGAATGCCCTCTTACCCTCTACTATAAGGCCGGCTTCCCCGGTTGCCAGATCTCCAAGGCAGCCTGTGCGTGGCTACCACCGTGGGGCCGTGGGTGGCACTTTTGACCGCTTGCACAATGCCCACAAAGTGTTGCTCAGTGTTGCATGTGTACTGGCTCAGGAGCAGCTTGTGGTGGGAGTAGCGGACAAAGATCTGTTGAAGA GCAAGTTGCTCCCCGAGCTGCTCCAGCCGTATGCAGAGCGCGTGGAGCATCTGACTGAGTTCCTGGTGGACATCAAGCCCTCCCTGACCTTTGAACTCATCCCCCTGCTGGATCCCTATGGGCCTGCTGGGTCCGACCCCACCTTGGAGTTCCTGGTGGTCAGCGAGGAGACCTACCGTGGGGGGATGGCTGTCAACCGCTTCCGCCTTGAGAAT GGCAAAGAAGAACTTGCTTTGTACCAGATACAACTGCTGAAGGACCAGAGTCACAATGACAACGAGGAGGACAAGGTCAGCTCCTCCAGCTTTCGCCAGCGAATCCTGGgaaacctgcttcagcctccaaat GAGAGGCCGGAGCTCCCGTCAGGTCTCTACGTGCTCGGACTCACAGGCATCAGTGGCTCTGGGAAAAGCTCGGTGGCCCAGCGGCTGAAGAACTTGGGAGCATACATCATTGACAGCGACCATCTGGGCCATCGGGCCTATGCTCCCGGGGGTCCTGCCTACCAGCCTGTGGTGGAGGCCTTTGGAACAG ATATTCTCCATAAAGATGGCACCATCAATAGGAAGGTCCTGGGCAGCCGGGTGTTTGGGAACAAG aAGCAGATGAAGATCCTCACAGATATTGTGTGGCCAGTTATCGCAAAGCTGGCCCGAGAGGAGATGGATGTGGCTGTGGCTAAGG GAAAAACTCTGTGTGTGATCGACGCCGCTATGCTGCTTGAAGCTGGCTGGCAGAGTATGGTACATGAGGTGTGGACCGTCGTCATCCCTGAGACTGAG GCTGTTCGACGCATTGTTGAGAGGGATGGGCTGAGTGAGGCAGCCGCTCAGAGCCGGCTGCAGAGCCAGATGAGCGGCCAGCAGCTGGTAGAGCAGAGCAACGTGGTTCTGAGCACCTTGTGGGAGTCACATGTCACACAGCGCCAG GTGGAAAAGGCGTGGAATCTTCTACAGAAGCGCCTCCCTAAGGCTCACCAGACCAGGAACTGA
- the Mlx gene encoding max-like protein X isoform X2, whose translation MTEPGASPEDPWVKVEYAYSDNSLDPGLFVESTHKGSVVSRANSIGSTSASSVPNTDDEDSDYQQESYKESYKDRRRRAHTQAEQKRRDAIKRGYDDLQTIVPTCQQQDFSIGSQKLSKAIVLQKTIDYIQFLHKEKKKQEEEVSTLRKDVTALKIMKVNYEQIVKAHQDNPHEGEDQVSDQVKFNVFQGIMDSLFQSFNASISVASFQELSACVFSWIEEHCEPQTLREIVIGVLHQLKNQLY comes from the exons ATGACGGAGCCGGGCGCCTCTCCGGAGGACCCTTGGGTCAAG GTCGAGTATGCCTACAGTGACAACAGCCTGGATCCTG GGCTTTTTGTAGAAAGCACCCACAAGGGGAGTGTAGTGTCCAGAGCTAATAGCATCGGCTCCACCAGTGCCTCTTCCGTCCCCAACACAG ATGATGAGGACAGTGATTATCAGCAGGAGTCCTACAAGGAGTCCTACAAAGACCGGAGGCGGCGTGCGCACACTCAGGCTGAACAGAAGAGGAGGGATGCTATTAAG AGAGGCTATGATGACCTTCAAACCATTGTCCCTACCTGTCAGCAGCAGGATTTCTCCATTGGCTCCCAAAAACTCAGCAAAGCCATCGTTCTACAGAAGA CCATTGACTACATCCAGTTTTTgcacaaggagaagaaaaagcaggaggaagaagtatccacactgcgCAAGGATGTCACAGCCTTGAAGATAATGAAAGT GAACTATGAGCAAATCGTGAAGGCACATCAGGACAACCCTCATGAGGGAGAGGACCAGGTCTCTGACCAGGTCAAGTTCAACGTCTTTCAAGGCATCATGGACTCCCTATTCCAGTCTTTCAATGCCTCTATCTCTGTGGCCAGCTTCCAGGAGCTCTCAGCTTGTGTCTTCAGCTGGATTGAGGAACACTGTGAGCCACAG ACTCTACGAGAGATTGTGATCGGTGTCCTTCATCAGTTGAAAAACCAACTCTACTGA
- the Mlx gene encoding max-like protein X isoform X1, producing the protein MTEPGASPEDPWVKASSADAHAGEGRAGRARARRGSGRRGASQLSPDSPLLSGARGCREDSSHPACAKVEYAYSDNSLDPGLFVESTHKGSVVSRANSIGSTSASSVPNTDDEDSDYQQESYKESYKDRRRRAHTQAEQKRRDAIKRGYDDLQTIVPTCQQQDFSIGSQKLSKAIVLQKTIDYIQFLHKEKKKQEEEVSTLRKDVTALKIMKVNYEQIVKAHQDNPHEGEDQVSDQVKFNVFQGIMDSLFQSFNASISVASFQELSACVFSWIEEHCEPQTLREIVIGVLHQLKNQLY; encoded by the exons ATGACGGAGCCGGGCGCCTCTCCGGAGGACCCTTGGGTCAAGGCAAGCTCCGCGGACGCGCACGCCGGCGAGGGGAGGGCGGGTCGGGCTCGTGCACGTAGGGGGTCCGGAAGACGCGGGGCTTCCCAACTATCCCCAGACTCTCCCCTGCTGTCCGGGGCCCGGGGCTGCAGAGAAGACAGCTCTCACCCAGCCTGTGCCAAG GTCGAGTATGCCTACAGTGACAACAGCCTGGATCCTG GGCTTTTTGTAGAAAGCACCCACAAGGGGAGTGTAGTGTCCAGAGCTAATAGCATCGGCTCCACCAGTGCCTCTTCCGTCCCCAACACAG ATGATGAGGACAGTGATTATCAGCAGGAGTCCTACAAGGAGTCCTACAAAGACCGGAGGCGGCGTGCGCACACTCAGGCTGAACAGAAGAGGAGGGATGCTATTAAG AGAGGCTATGATGACCTTCAAACCATTGTCCCTACCTGTCAGCAGCAGGATTTCTCCATTGGCTCCCAAAAACTCAGCAAAGCCATCGTTCTACAGAAGA CCATTGACTACATCCAGTTTTTgcacaaggagaagaaaaagcaggaggaagaagtatccacactgcgCAAGGATGTCACAGCCTTGAAGATAATGAAAGT GAACTATGAGCAAATCGTGAAGGCACATCAGGACAACCCTCATGAGGGAGAGGACCAGGTCTCTGACCAGGTCAAGTTCAACGTCTTTCAAGGCATCATGGACTCCCTATTCCAGTCTTTCAATGCCTCTATCTCTGTGGCCAGCTTCCAGGAGCTCTCAGCTTGTGTCTTCAGCTGGATTGAGGAACACTGTGAGCCACAG ACTCTACGAGAGATTGTGATCGGTGTCCTTCATCAGTTGAAAAACCAACTCTACTGA
- the Mlx gene encoding max-like protein X isoform X3 has product MTEPGASPEDPWVKVEYAYSDNSLDPDDEDSDYQQESYKESYKDRRRRAHTQAEQKRRDAIKRGYDDLQTIVPTCQQQDFSIGSQKLSKAIVLQKTIDYIQFLHKEKKKQEEEVSTLRKDVTALKIMKVNYEQIVKAHQDNPHEGEDQVSDQVKFNVFQGIMDSLFQSFNASISVASFQELSACVFSWIEEHCEPQTLREIVIGVLHQLKNQLY; this is encoded by the exons ATGACGGAGCCGGGCGCCTCTCCGGAGGACCCTTGGGTCAAG GTCGAGTATGCCTACAGTGACAACAGCCTGGATCCTG ATGATGAGGACAGTGATTATCAGCAGGAGTCCTACAAGGAGTCCTACAAAGACCGGAGGCGGCGTGCGCACACTCAGGCTGAACAGAAGAGGAGGGATGCTATTAAG AGAGGCTATGATGACCTTCAAACCATTGTCCCTACCTGTCAGCAGCAGGATTTCTCCATTGGCTCCCAAAAACTCAGCAAAGCCATCGTTCTACAGAAGA CCATTGACTACATCCAGTTTTTgcacaaggagaagaaaaagcaggaggaagaagtatccacactgcgCAAGGATGTCACAGCCTTGAAGATAATGAAAGT GAACTATGAGCAAATCGTGAAGGCACATCAGGACAACCCTCATGAGGGAGAGGACCAGGTCTCTGACCAGGTCAAGTTCAACGTCTTTCAAGGCATCATGGACTCCCTATTCCAGTCTTTCAATGCCTCTATCTCTGTGGCCAGCTTCCAGGAGCTCTCAGCTTGTGTCTTCAGCTGGATTGAGGAACACTGTGAGCCACAG ACTCTACGAGAGATTGTGATCGGTGTCCTTCATCAGTTGAAAAACCAACTCTACTGA
- the Psmc3ip gene encoding homologous-pairing protein 2 homolog — protein MSKSRAEAAAGAPGIILRYLQEQNRPYSAQDVFGNLQKEHGLGKAAVVKALDQLAQEGKIKEKTYGKQKIYFADQNQFDTVSDVDLHGLDASIVALTAKVQSLQQSCRHMEAELKELTSALTTPEMQKEIQELKKECAQYTERLKNIKAATNHVTPEEKEKVYRDRQKYCKEWRKRKRMTTELCDAILEGYPKSKKQFFEEVGIETDEDHNVTLPDP, from the exons ATGAGTAAAAGCCGGGCCGAGGCTGCGGCTGGAG CCCCCGGGATCATCCTGAGGTACCTGCAAGAACAAAACCGGCCCTACAGCGCCCAGGACGTGTTCGGGAACCTGCAGAAGGAACACGGACTGGGCAAGGCG GCGGTAGTGAAGGCGCTGGATCAGCTGGCCCAGGAAGGCAAGATCAAAGAGAAGACCTACGGCaagcagaaaatatattttgccgATCAG AACCAGTTTGACACAGTGAGTGATGTAGACCTCCATGGCCTGGATGCCAGTATCGTGGCCCTCACTGCCAAGGTGCAGAGCTTACAGCAGAGCTGCCGACACATGGAGGCTG AGCTGAAGGAATTAACAAGTGCGCTGACCACTCCTGAGATGCAGAAAGAGATTCAGGAGTTAAAGAAGGAGTGTGCTCAATACACAGAGAGACTGAAGAACATCAAAGCAGCTACCAACCATGTCACtccagaagagaaggagaag gtgtacagagacagacagaagtacTGTAAAGAGTGGAGGAAGCGGAAGAGGATG ACCACAGAGCTGTGTGATGCGATCCTTGAAGGCTACCCCAAGAGCAAGAAGCAGTTCTTT GAGGAAGTTGGAATAGAGACAGATGAAGATCATAATGTTACGCTCCCCGACCCCTGA